In one Liolophura sinensis isolate JHLJ2023 chromosome 11, CUHK_Ljap_v2, whole genome shotgun sequence genomic region, the following are encoded:
- the LOC135477674 gene encoding RING finger protein nhl-1-like has protein sequence MVTAASIMTDPAELTYSAEQIQRLLRCPVCLDRYQEPRLLPCQHTFCLRPCLEGLADAGTRTLRCPECRAEHRLPMRGISALPKNLTVISFLELPSPTNGVSSSTPRDPGRTPRNEGTVEAHCAGCSQHGPLTLCPHCNDQICDTCSRSHASQLRQDIARLVGQIRRGLPKLSKMFSLTSQRSDQLKQNCEVVSTAIQDAIEGLIRELKSRQVMLKSELNTFLLGEQHSLRLIQETLEVEAATVASFCDLTESVLQCPQNEVPIGDLVPMQQQCTEHLQTIRTQSSAGDGLMAVRQPRFVCDTQEALNIISNLGELVVNTGSNPTSFGRGSLPSSSVRQTAFSETSSTPLQTRSSILSIRTDFSPHTRHVSRYLRRLPVEERNGLQAAQADQGGELNRRNPRDRNNSERMAGLITGDPNPSRSRRTWNVNNRIRPLEMVASERSNSRAESTPEQSSETNSDAPTQPSGNIDEPRSRQTDIPRVIRRPIPAPVRFDIDINENLEDLADDLENTMTFRYSTGDSSLVSTPRNNYQQKGRSILRFGERGNGQNQFTWPRGVAVHTVTNDILVADSSNHRIQVFDDCGRFVRTIGSYGQREGEIDCLAGITVNSAGDIIIADRYNQRVQVFDSNGQFKSTFGAEGSEDSELNYPWGVACDQQGNIYVCDKENHRVQVFRADGTFLRKFGQLGSRPGQFENPSYIAVNHNGKVYVTDSNNHRVQVFDENGAYLFMFGVQGTQRGQVKYPKGIAIDEQGFVLVADSGNNRVQVFRQDGRFYCMFGSWGSENGQFKGLEGVAIMPNGNVVVSDRENHRIQVF, from the coding sequence ATGGTGACTGCAGCATCAATCATGACAGACCCTGCAGAACTGACATATTCGGCCGAGCAGATTCAGCGCCTTTTGAGGTGTCCAGTTTGCTTAGACAGGTACCAGGAGCCTCGACTCCTACCATGCCAGCACACCTTCTGTCTGAGGCCCTGTTTAGAGGGGTTGGCAGATGCAGGTACCCGAACCCTTCGTTGTCCTGAGTGTAGAGCTGAGCACAGATTGCCCATGAGGGGTATCTCAGCACTGCCCAAAAACTTGACTGTCATTAGCTTCCTGGAGCTTCCTTCTCCAACCAATGGAGTGAGTTCATCAACACCCAGAGACCCAGGGCGCACCCCGAGGAACGAAGGCACTGTGGAGGCTCATTGCGCTGGCTGCAGTCAACATGGCCCTCTGACACTTTGCCCTCACTGTAATGATCAGATTTGTGATACCTGCTCCCGTTCACATGCCTCACAGCTGCGCCAAGACATTGCCAGACTTGTTGGTCAGATTAGACGAGGACTGCCCAAGCTGTcgaaaatgttttctttgactAGCCAGAGATCTGACCAGCTGAAGCAAAACTGTGAGGTTGTGTCAACGGCCATTCAAGATGCAATAGAGGGCTTGATCAGAGAGCTGAAATCTCGCCAAGTAATGCTGAAAAGTGAACTGAACACCTTTCTGCTTGGAGAGCAGCACTCACTCCGACTCATTCAGGAGACCCTGGAGGTGGAGGCTGCCACTGTGGCAAGTTTTTGTGACCTGACTGAGTCGGTGCTGCAGTGTCCTCAGAATGAAGTACCTATTGGAGACTTGGTGCCAATGCAGCAGCAGTGCACCGAGCACCTCCAGACAATCCGTACCCAGAGCAGTGCCGGGGATGGACTCATGGCTGTCAGACAGCCTCGCTTTGTGTGCGACACGCAGGAAGCTTTGAACATTATATCAAATCTTGGTGAGCTCGTCGTCAATACTGGGTCCAACCCGACCTCATTTGGGAGAGGGAGTCTTCCGTCTTCGTCAGTGAGACAGACTGCCTTCAGTGAAACATCTTCAACTCCTTTGCAGACCAGGTCATCGATCTTGTCCATCAGAACAGATTTTTCTCCCCACACAAGACATGTGTCAAGGTACCTGCGCAGGCTACCTGTTGAGGAGAGGAATGGACTGCAGGCTGCTCAAGCTGACCAGGGAGGGGAGCTGAATAGGAGAAACCCCAGGGATCGTAACAATTCTGAGAGAATGGCTGGCTTGATTACTGGGGACCCAAACCCTAGCAGGTCTCGTCGCACTTGGAATGTCAACAACCGCATCAGGCCGTTAGAGATGGTGGCTTCGGAGAGGTCAAATAGCAGGGCGGAGAGCACACCTGAGCAGTCGTCAGAGACGAATTCTGATGCTCCCACCCAGCCCAGTGGAAATATTGATGAACCAAggagcagacagacagatattCCACGTGTTATCCGGCGCCCTATCCCAGCCCCAGTGCGCTTTGATATAGACATTAACGAAAACCTTGAAGACCTTGCAGATGACCTTGAAAACACTATGACATTTCGGTACAGCACAGGTGACAGCAGCTTAGTGTCCACACCCAGGAACAACTACCAGCAAAAAGGCCGATCCATTTTGAGATTCGGTGAGAGAGGAAACGGACAGAACCAATTCACCTGGCCCAGGGGCGTGGCAGTTCACACAGTGACAAATGACATTCTGGTGGCTGACAGCAGCAATCATAGAATACAGGTGTTTGATGATTGTGGACGCTTCGTACGAACCATTGGCTCATATGGTCAGCGGGAGGGCGAGATCGACTGTCTGGCGGGGATCACAGTAAACTCGGCTGGTGACATCATCATCGCTGACCGATACAACCAACGTGTGCAGGTTTTTGACTCAAATGGTCAGTTCAAGTCTACGTTTGGTGCAGAAGGTTCAGAAGATAGTGAATTAAACTACCCTTGGGGTGTGGCATGTGACCAGCAAGGTAACATCTACGTCTGCGACAAGGAGAACCATCGGGTGCAAGTCTTTAGGGCAGATGGAACCTTCCTGCGCAAGTTTGGACAATTGGGAAGCCGACCGGGACAGTTCGAAAACCCCAGTTACATTGCTGTGAACCATAATGGTAAAGTTTATGTGACAGACAGCAATAACCATCGTGTACAGGTGTTCGATGAAAACGGTGCCTACTTGTTCATGTTTGGGGTTCAGGGGACGCAAAGGGGGCAAGTGAAGTACCCCAAAGGGATTGCAATAGATGAACAAGGGTTTGTGCTCGTGGCAGATAGTGGCAACAACAGAGTGCAAGTCTTCAGACAAGATGGCCGATTTTATTGTATGTTTGGATCTTGGGGTAGTGAAAATGGCCAGTTTAAAGGTCTGGAAGGTGTTGCTATTATGCCGAATGGAAATGTGGTTGTGAGTGACAGAGAAAATCACAGGATCCAAGTCTTCTAG